In the Catenovulum adriaticum genome, CCTCACAGCTGCTAGCAGCGAATCAAAAATAGTTTGAGCAACGGTAATAATTCTGGCTGATGCATTATAAGCTTGTTCAAACTTAATTAAATCTGCAGCTTCTTCATCTAGATTAACCCCGGCTACATTTTGTACTCTAGCTTCAGATTGCGACAACAAACTTTCGCTAGCTGCTAAATCTACGTTAGCACGATTTGCGGTATCGCCAACAAAGCCAATTAAATTAGAATAAGCTTGATTAAAGGTGAGGGTATTTTGCTCAGAGCCACTTACATTACGGCGCATCGTATCACTCGATTGTAAATCGGTCAGTTGCTGCGCATTAAAGTTATCATCTAAGCTATCTGAGTTATAGGCTAAGTTAAATTCATCACCCGGTTCTGGCTTACCCGAGACACTAATTTCATATCCAGGATAGTTTTCACCATGTGAGCCGGCTGGCCATGTACCTGCATCACGCAGTTGCTGCATAATATTATTGCCGTCAGTTACCGTGCCTATCACTGCACCTGTACTGTCTTGTACTTCATATTCTTCTGCAAGGGTGTAAACTACTTTTGCAGGCGCGTCAGCATCTAAGTTACCAGCGCCGTCAAAAGCTGACATATTAAGCGGCGTATTTGAGCTATCAGTAGAGCTCACGCTAGTCAATTTAGCGTCACCTGAACCCAAGTTAGCAATGGGGTTTTCAACCGTAATAGGCGCAGCCAACGCTAATTGTTCAGGCCGGTTGATATTTAAATCAATTTGCACACCCGCTAATCGAGTTGGGCGAACTAAAAATTTATCGCCTTGCGCAAATGCACCATCCGCTTCAAATCTTAATTCTAAACCATCGGGTAAACCTTGGGCGCTGGCTTGAGTATCCGTCGTATTGGCCGGTATGGTGAAAGGTCCACTAGTGTTTCCTACGGCATCTCCGCCTTGATACGCTTGCACGGTATACTCTGTTGCACTGGTAAAGGTGAGTTCATAATCAAAGTTAGTAACGCTACCACCTTTGCCGTCTTCAATACCGACTTCGATAAAATGGTTGCTGCTAGAGTTATCATCAAAACCGAGTGCTTTAGTGGTAGGTATGTTAAAAACATCCTCTCCTAAATCTCCGTCCAGTGTTACACCTTTTTTATTTTGCTCATTCATCGCATCGGCGTAAGCAATCGCTAATTGACCTAATGAGTTAACAGATTCATCCAATACCGTTTTGCGGTATTCAATTAAGCCCCCTATCTCACCGCCTAAATCATTAGTATTAAAACTTCGGTTGGCTGAACCGTTGCTGGCTGAAATTTCAATTTGAGTTCTGGTTGGATCAGGATCACCATTTACTGCTTTAAATTGAAAGTAATGTCCATTCGTGACTAAAGGTTGACCATTTTGTGTATTCAATAAAATAGCCCCACTATTATCTTCAAGCGGCTGTAAATTTAGTTTCTCGGCTAATTTTTTTACTATTTCATCTCGCTCATCTAATAGTTCTGGCGAGGCTTGTCCATTCACTTCCGTTTTTTTAGAAGTCACTACACTCTGATTAATATCATGCAATGACTTTATCAATGAATTGGTTTCATTTAACTGCAATTTTAGCTCATCGTTGATAACGTTTTCTTGCTCTAGAACACGATCAGATAAACTTTGCATTCTGTCGACTAAAGCTTGTGAGTCTGATATTACAAGTTGCCTTGGCGTTAATGAAGTTGGATCATCACTAGCTTCGTGTAAGCGTGAAAAAATGCTGTCTAACCCTTTGGCGATACTGGTTGAGTCATCAGAAAATAAGGTATCTAACACCGCGGTATTATCTGACAAAGCTTTTAAACGTGAATGTTCAGAGGTATCTCGTCGGAATTGATCAATCGCAAACTGATCAAATAATCGAGTCACTTGTGGGCGACCAACCCCCCACTCAACATAGCTCGAATACTCAGTGCGTTGACGCGAGTAGCCTGGGGTATTTAAATTTGCGATGTTATTACTGGTTGTCGCTAACTGGTTTTGATTACCTAATAACGATGAACTACCAATCTGTAATAGAGAACTCATAGGTCGTACCTAAAATTAAATAACTCAAATGTGAGTCGATTTAGATGATTAATACAAATTTAATGTGCTAAAGCTTGAATAAAATATGACCCTAAACACGATAAAAGTATAGCCACAGTCATACTTTTAAGCTGTATTTAAATATCGGCTCGTTATCTTAAAACTTTAGCACAGATGATGATTTAAAAACGGAATCTTTTAATATGGCTTGTATTTTTGACGCATAATTAGGATCGGTTGCATACCCTGCGTTTTGCAGCTCGGTAAAGTAAGCATTAGAATCGTTAGCAACGGAGACAGCTTCGCTATATCTAGGGTTAGTTTGAATAAATTGGGTATAGTCATCTAGTGCCTGATGAACGTTATCATAAGATCTAAAATGAGCTTTTTCCTGAACTGCTACCCCATTTCGGTGTTCAAGCGTATTAACGTAGGCCTTATCACCTTGCCAACGATTATCCGCTTTAATACCAAAAAAATTCAATGCATTACTGCCATCTGAATTTTGGATCATTTTTTGCCCCCAGCCTGTCTCTAGCGCAGCTTGAGCTATCATAGCTTGAGGCTCTATACCAATTTTGTGCGCTACTTTTTCAGCAATCGGCATCAATTTATCAACAAAATCTTGCTTTGATTCAAAACTTAATAGCTTGTTCGAATTAATCGCACTAGCTTGCTGAATTGGCTCATTTGCAAGCGGTTGATTGGGTTGAAGATGCTGATAACGCGCTAATTGCTCAGCCTGAACTAAATTAGCCATCTGCATTGAGTCATCTAACGACTTATCAAACTCGCTATCTGTTTGACGCAATTGCTGAGCATATTTAGGGCTGTGTAATGCTTGCTGTAAACCGGCATCCGGCCTTAAGCTTTGCGCACTTTGAAAATTGTCAGGATTAGGATCGAGTTGTTGCACAATTAAATCAGCCAAACCTAAGGCACCTGTTTGAGATAAATCCATCGCCATTTGGTCATCATGCATATCTCGATAAAATTTTGTGGTTTGGCTATTAAAAGGGCTATCTTTATCGGCTAAAACCTCTTCAGCCTGACGCATGCTTTTGAGCATCATCTTCATAAAAATAGATTCAAAATGCTCGGCGGCTTTGCGCAGCGCTTGCTTATCGTTTTTAAGCCCGCCTTGACGTAGCTCATCTAAGCCAGAAAAGTCGTTATATAGTTGTGATTGCTCTAATTTGTCCATTGCAAACCCTAAATAATCACTAACTCGCCTTGCAAAGCACCTGCTTCTTTTAAGGCTTCTAAAATGGCCATTAAATCTCCTGGCGCTGCGCCTATTTCGTTCATAGCGCGAACCAATTCATCTAAACTAGCCCCCGTATCCAGTACAAACATCCGAGTATCGTCCTGGGCAACATCAATCACAGATTGAGTTGTGACCACAGTTTCACCGTCGCCAAAGGCGTTAGGTTGATTCACTTGCTGGTTTTCAGCAATGGTTACCGTTAAACCGCCGTGAGTAATTGCGGTTGGCGCTAAACGCACATCTTGACCTATCACTATGGTGCCTGTACGAGAATTAACAATGACTTTTGCGGGCGCATCGGCCGGATTAAACTGTAAATTTTCTAAGGTTGAGATATAAGAAACACGTTGACCAATATCACGCGGTGCCATCACTTGTACTGAGGTTGCATCAACCGCTGTGGCTGTATTTGGCCCTACTAATTGATTTATCACATCAGCCATTCGCTTGGCGGTGGTAAAATCAGGCCGGTGCAGGTTATAAACCAAATGGTCGCCATTGCCTAAAGCCGTTTTTACCTCTCGTTCAACCAAAGCGCCATTAGCAATACGACCAACGGTTGGCGTATTAACTAATACACGCGAGCCATCTCCACCTTGTATGCCAAAACCACCAACCACTAAGCTACCTTGTGCGACAGCATAAACTTGGCCATCGATCCCCTTTAAGAAGGTTTGTAATAACGTACCGCCATTTAAACTACCGGCACTGCCGATAGAAGACACGGTAACATCTATGGTTTGGCCTGGTTTGGTAAAAGGTGGTAATGTTGCGCTAACCGCAACTGCAGCCACATTTTTAATTTTGGGTTTAACATCAGATGGCATGCTAATACCAAAATTATTAAGCATGGTTTTAAAGCTTTGTTCTGTAAAAGGACTTTGCTCGCCCGTGCCAGGTAAACCAACCACTAGGCCATAGCCCACTAATTGGTTATTTCTAATACCTTGGATACTGGCTAAATCTTTTATGCGTTGTGCTATTGCTTGATTGCTTACTATTAATAAACTTAAACTGGCTAACCAAAGCATTTTTTTATATAGAGATTTCATCGTCATCCCGCCTCTTAAAATGGCCACCAAGTGGAATAAAAGAAACTCGATAACCAACCTTGCTTATTGGCATCTGCAAACGAACCTGTTCCGCTATATTCAATTCTTGCATTCGCAATTCGATTACTGGCAACTGTATTACTACTGCTCACATCTTCAGGCCGTAATGTTCCGGTTAACCGAATATATTCTTTACCTGTATTTAACGTGAGCCATTTCTCACCTCGAACAACCAAATTGCCATTCGGTAAAATACGCGTCACATGTACAGATATTTCACCGTTAAGGCTATTGCTTTGATCAGCTTTTGAATCGCCTTTAAATTCTGTTTCGCTGCTTAAACCTAAATCAATTGGGTTACCTTTAAAGGTAACGTTTTTCCCAAAAGCGGTAAAAGGCGCCATGCTGATATCATTCTCTTTACCGTATTCCGCTTTAGCGTTTTTAGAAGCAGATGTATTTTCTTCCAACATGACAGTAATAATGTCGCCAAGACGTCTGGCTTTGCTGTCTGAGTAAATATTATTGTTAGCGACAGTGCTAAACAAAGAGCCATTAGGCACAACTTGAGTCATAGTTGGAGCAGCCTCAATAGGTGCATACATAGGATCATCCGGTTCTGGTTGCTCCATCGGCGTAGAGGCACAGCCAGTTAATAACCCTGCACAGACCAATACAAAAGATTGCATGACATATATTGGTTTCATGATTTTGCTCCAAACATTTAAAATTATAGTTGCTGAACCGCTTGGCCTAACATTTGGTCAACCGATGAAATGACTTTTGAATTCATTTCAAATGCACGTTGGCTCTCTATTAAATTAACCAATTCTTCAGTGACGTTGACATTTGACGTTTCCAATGCACCTTGAATGGTTAAACCTAAGCCATCAACACCGGGAACCCCTTGAACTGGAGCTCCACTAACCGCTGTTTCTTTATATAAATTTTGACCCATAGGTTGTAAGCCTGATGGATTAATAAAATCAGACACCGTTAACTGGCCGATAACTGCATTATCAGCTTCGCCCGGCAAGGTAACTGAAACTTCTCCATCTTGTGACACCGTTATAGACTGTGCGTTTTCAGGCACAACAATATTAGGTTGTAATAAAAAACCCGCACCTGATGTCACCATTTGACCTTCTTCATCTAAAGTAAACTGGCCATTTCGGGTATAAGCTATGGTGCCGTCAGGCTGTAAAACCTCGAAAAAACCTTTACCTTGAATCATCATATCGAGCGAGTTTTCAGTAGTTTGCATATTGCCTTGACTAAAGTTTTTTTGAGTCGCTACTACTTTAGAACCTGCCCCCAACATTAACCCATTAGGCAATTCAGTATCTTGTGAAGAACGACCACCTGGCTGATTTATGTTTTGATATAATAAATCTTCAAAAATAGCTCGGCTTTTTTTAAAACCAATCGTACTGGCATTGGCTAAATTATTAGAAATAACCGAAATATCAGTTTGGGTTGCATCAAGTCCGGTTTTACTAATCCAGAGAGCTGAGTGCATAATAACCTCCTGAGCATTAGCTCAATTAAAAAACTCGCATTAAAGCGTCTGACTGCTGATCTATCGTTTCCGCTTGTTTCATCATCTTAGTTTGCATTTCAAATTGACGTTGCAGCGAAACCATATCAACCATGGCACTAACCGCATTTACATTACTGGACTCTAATGCGCCTTTAACAATTTTAACGTCTGGCGATGCATCACAAAATCCACATAATTCAAATTCTTGCTGGTCTTTTGGGCGAAATAAACCATCATTTTTCTTATCTAACTGAAAATCATCGTCTGGTTTAATCAGCTTAATTCGGTCCACGTCTTCTAAAAAATTAGCGGGTGCGCCTTGAGGCCTCACCACTATGGAGCCATCTAAACCTATTTCTACCTTATCAACTGGTACAGGCAAAATAATAGGGCCGCCTTCCCCTAATACAGGGTTGCCTCGCGCTGTAGTCAGCATGCCTTCAGGGGTTATTTGCAAATTACCAGCGCGGGTATAAGCTTCGTCCCCTTGGTTATCCTGAACAGCCATCCAACCATCTCCTTGAATTGCAATATCCAAATCTCGTCCGGTTGTAATTAAAGTTCCACCAGCCATATTTTGCGCTGGCCTTTCGGTCATTGAAAATACTCGAGTTGGTAAACCTTCACCAAAAGCTTGCATGCTTCGGGCCTGTGCCATATCAGCTTTAAAACCTATGGTTTTTACATTGGCTAAATTGTTGGCTTGCATAGAAACATTGAGCAGATTTTGCTTTGCTCCGCTCGCTGCAATATATAACATTTTATCCATATCGACTGCCGTTGATTATTTGACGTACAATAGATAAAGCAAACGGCATACCAATTTAACAAATAATAGAATATTTAAATTAAGTTATTGAAATTACTTAAGATATAAACTTAGCTTTTAGGGAAGAAAAGGCTAGCCAGTTTATTGACGATAATCGTCTAGCTAAAATTAACTGCCAGCTGAAGGATGCTAAATAAAAATAAAAAAGCCACAGTAAATGTGGCTTTGAGTTGACTGGTGTTGAACTGTCAGATTCGATAAAGTTATTATCGAATCTGCAAAATATTTTGTTGTAATTGTGAGTTCACATCTAAAGCTCTTGAGTTAGCTTGAAATGATTTTTGAGCAGTTATCAAATCAACTAATTCTTGGGTAATATCCACATTTGATTGCTCAAGTGCAGATGAAACAACACTACCAAAAGTACCTGTATTGGCTTCACCGGCTAAAGCTTGCCCCGATGAAATCGTCTCTTTCCAACTGGTGTTACCAATTTGCTGCAAACCTTGCTCATTGGCAAATCGCACCAATGCTACCCGACCTAAAAAATCAACTGTGCCGTTAGAATAATTCGCTGAAACTAAACCATCATCGCCAATACTCACACCGGTTAATCGCCCGACGGTTGCGCCGTCTTGCTCAAGCGAGGTCACTTCAAACGCAGAGGCAAATTGAGTCGGATCTTGAAAATCTAAAGTAATCTGCTGCGCTGGATTTGCCCCGTTGGTTAAAACACCTGCTTGACCCGCATTTGGGCCCAATTCTTGAGTTTGAATGAAAGGTTCAGCATCAACCCCTGGGAAATACCCATTAACCGACTGAACTATCCCTTGATTATCAAACACTATAGGTACACCGACAAAATCGCCATCACCTGCACCATAACCTGTCGGTGCTGCAGTCACTGTTCCACCCGCATCCGGATCTGTCGCCCCTGTCGCGGTGCCATTTAAATCAACCGGGATAGGATTACCATTATCATCTGCGTCAATTGACATAAAAACATGCCAGCGATTAATTGGTGGCGCAGCAGCTGCCCCCGCTTCATCTTTAACATAATAAGTGGTTTGAATATGGCTCTCACCTAAAGAGTCATAAACCGTCACAGATGAAGATGCATGATAAGTTGAATTATCATTTGGATTAAATAATGCTGGGTCCAGCGGAGTTGAAGTAGAATCTACGTTAAATGTCATCTCTACTTCACTGGTTTCAATCGGCACACCTGCTGAGTCAGGTATTCGTAATGCATCTGTGGTGCTTAAAGAAACCCCTTGTGATGTACCATCTTCATTAACTGGATAAACCTGTAAATAATTACCTTGGTTAGTCACCACAAAATTATCTTCATTCAATTTAAAATTACCAGCTCGAGTAAAAGTGTTATCACGTGAAGTTAACTCTGGCGTAGTGGCAAAAAAACCATTACCAGTAATTGCCAAATCTAGCGAGTTAGTTGTAAATTTTAAGCTACCCTGGCTAAATTGCTGAGCAACGACCGCCGTTAAACCGCCATCACCCACTTTTGTTTTACCGCCGCCAAATACACTACTGGCATATACATCAGCAAATTCAGCTCTCGAGCCCTTGAAGCCGGTTGTATTTGAGTTTGCAATGTTATTTGCGGTTGTATTTAAATCTTTTTGCGAAACCGAAATACCACTAAGCGCAATGTTAAAAGACATAAGTTTTCACCTCTTTAAGTTACTGCCGCTTAAGATGCGACTTCAAGAATATCATCCATCGAAAAACTACCTAAACCAGATAAGTTCAATGAAAGTTTATTACCACTACCAAAGCTAACGCTATTTACACTAGAGTAAGCACCTACTTTAATGTCATTTCGCTCGCCACTACTCGGGTTTATACCCGTTGCATTTAACGTATATAAACCAGATGGCATTTGATTACCGTCGGCATCTAAACCATCCCAATAAAAACCTGCTGGCCCTTCTGAAACCGCACCAACCTCAATGGTATTAACCACTTTACCGCTGCTATCTGTAACCTCAACTCGAATATCATTCATGCCGTTTTCCATCATTAATTGACCAGACATGCCATAATTTTCTTCATCAAACTGAAATAGCGGAACTTCGTTGCTTTCAACCAGTACTGTCTGTCCTACCATTGAAGAGGCTTGCAATGCATTATTAGAAGTTTGACTCGATGACGAATTTTCTAGGAATTCCGAAAACTGACTAGTAAAAGTATCAAACTTATTGCCTAAATCACTAATACCGTCCGCCATGGTGAAATTTGTCATTTGCGAGATCATTTCATCATTGCTGGTTGGATTGGTTGGATCTTGAGCTGCTAATTGGGTGGTTAACAAAGCAAAAAAGTCTTCTTGTTGTAATGCTTTATTACCTGTGTCTTCAGGCACTTTGGTGCCTTCATTTTGTTCCCACCGTAAAGAATCAGTATAGGATGTATCAACGCTACTCATATCAGTTATCCTTATTGACCTTGACCTATTCGCAAGGTTCGAGAAAGCATTTTTTTAGCGGCATCTGCAATTTGAATATTAGTTTGGTAACTACGTGATGCTGAAATCATATTCGCCATTTCTTCCATCACATTCACATTTGGCTTGTAGATGTAGCCGTTTTTATCCGCCATAGGGTGGTTAGGGTTAAACTCAACCTGCAAAGGCTTGTCGCTTTCGACAATGCCAAGTACTTTTACGCCAACATTCTCTGTATTATCCATATTATTTTGTGCACGACTCATTTCAGCCGCAAATACAGGTTGACGAGAGCGATATGTCTCATCTACCGATGAACTCACACTATTCGCGTTTGATAAATTACTTGCCGTGGTATTTAACCTGACAGACTGTGCACTCATGGCTGAGCCAGAAATATCAAATACATTAAATAAGCTACTCATTATGGTTGCCCACCCTTAATTGCTTTTTTCAAACTAGAAATTTTATCTGTCATAAATTGAACACTGGCATTAAACCTAACCTGGTTTTGTAAAAATTCATTTCGTTCAGCTTGCAGATCAACTGTATTACCATCTCCGGTATCCGGTTGATTTGGCGTTCTGAACTGTAAGCCGTCGTTCATCTGACTGCTGACTGAAATATGTTTATCATTGGTGCGCTCAAGCGACGTTGTATAGCGATGACGCGCGCCAGATAAGGCTTCCGAAAAGTTAAAGTCTTTAGCTTTATAGCCGGGTGTATCTGCATTAGCGATATTACTGGCCAACACTTCAGAGCGCTCAGTTCTTAATTGAATCGCTTGAGGATGCACGCCAAAAGCTTTATCGAAAGAAATCGCCATTTTTTTGTCTCCTAAACTCACATGTTTAGAATAAAGCAAATAAAATGCCAACCAGCTTAAGCAATAAAAACTAAAAAAATAACCAAATAATATCAGTGAGTTAAAACTAATGTAGAAAGGATTTAATTATAAAGGTGAGAGATTAGCGACAAAAGAGAGTCAATCATTGCCGCCTTAAACATGAAGCGGCAATGGCTGTTGGTATGTTAGTTTTTTAACCGGTAAACAATACCAGGGTTACACCTTTGCATTACAAAGTCGTCACTTAACCCCGAAATAGACTCCGAAGCCCCTAAAAATAGATAACCATCTGGGTTTAGTGCTTTTGAAAATTGTTTCAAAATTTTTGCTTTATTTTGTGCAGAAAAATAAATAAGCACATTTCGACAAAAAATAATATCAAACTTACCTAGCAAGCTATAGCTGTCTAATAAGTTCATCTGCCTAAAATTAACCATTTGGGTAATGTTAGGTTTTAATGTCATACAACCTGACTCAATTGATGCTTGAAAAAATTGTTGTTTACGCTGCGGGGATAAACCACGAGCTAACGCTAGCGAGTCGTAGGTAGCATTTTTACAAAGTTCCAGCATACTCGGCGAAATATCGGTACCTAATATTTGAACTTTGCAAGCGTTGGCTTTACGTTGCTGGTGCTCTGCAGACGCCATAGCAATAGAGTATGGCTCTTGTCCTGATGAAGCGGCCGCAGACCAAACTTTCACAGTTTTAAATTTACCATCGTATTGCGGAAAAATATCTTTAGCTAGCACTTCAAACGGGTAGGAGTCTCTAAACCATAAGGTTTCATTCGTTGTCATTGCATCGACAACAGCGGCACGGAGTTGCCGCTCTGTCATACTCATCGCTCGGTTAATCACATCTGAAATTGTGGCCACATTAAACTTGCTAATTAATGGTGTTAAACGACTTTTAACTAAATATTGCTTGTTTTCACCAAGCACTATGCCACATTGATGTTCTAAAAATGTGCAGAATTTTCTATAGTCTTCCGAGCTTATATTTTTATCAAGCACAAACGATCCCTAATTTAAACATTTAACCATTTTTGAACTGCACCCGCTAATTCGTCTGGGTTAAACTTTGCAATAAAATCATCCGCACCTACTTTTTCAACCATGGCATGATTAAAAACACCACTCAATGAGGTATGCAAAATAACTTTTAAGTTTTTCAATTTTGGATTATTTTTTATTTCAGCCGTTAAGGTATAACCATCCATTTCTGGCATTTCAATATCTGAAATAAGTAACGCTACCTTATCCGTTACTTCACCGGTTTCTTCTGCCTCAGCGAGTAATTTATTGAGTGCATCTTTACCATTAATTGCTAATTGTAAATCAATACCAAATCCTTCGAGAGCTCTTTTAACTTGGTTTCGTGCGACCGATGAATCGTCGGCAATATAAATTTTCTTCGTTGAATAATCTTTCTCTACCGGATTAGCTTGCATAACGGCATCACTCACTTGAGCGTCAATTGGCATTATCTCGTGTAAGATTTTTTCAACATCTAAAATTTCAACCAGCTCTTTATCAACTTCGGTAACGGCGGTTAAGTAACTATATCGTCCAGCGCCTTTTGGCGGTGGTAAAATAGATTCCCAGTTAATATTAATAATACGCTCGACCGAGGAAACTAAAAATCCCTGTACCGACCGGTTATACTCAGAAATCACAATAAAGCATGTACTGGTATCTTCAACTGGTTTGCCGCCAGTTGCCATGCTTAAATCGATAACCGATATAGTCTGGCCACGAATATGCGCCACACCTCGAATATAAGGATTTCGTTTAGGTAGGGAAGTCAGTTTTGGACACTGCAAAACTTCTCGAACTTTAAAAACGTTAATCCCAAATCTTTGCCTTCCTTGCAATTTAAACAATAAAAGCTCCAACCGATTTTGTCCTACCAATTGGGTACGCTGATTAACAGAGTCTAAAACACCTGCCATACTTTTCTCCAAC is a window encoding:
- a CDS encoding chemotaxis protein CheV codes for the protein MAGVLDSVNQRTQLVGQNRLELLLFKLQGRQRFGINVFKVREVLQCPKLTSLPKRNPYIRGVAHIRGQTISVIDLSMATGGKPVEDTSTCFIVISEYNRSVQGFLVSSVERIININWESILPPPKGAGRYSYLTAVTEVDKELVEILDVEKILHEIMPIDAQVSDAVMQANPVEKDYSTKKIYIADDSSVARNQVKRALEGFGIDLQLAINGKDALNKLLAEAEETGEVTDKVALLISDIEMPEMDGYTLTAEIKNNPKLKNLKVILHTSLSGVFNHAMVEKVGADDFIAKFNPDELAGAVQKWLNV
- a CDS encoding CheR family methyltransferase; the protein is MLDKNISSEDYRKFCTFLEHQCGIVLGENKQYLVKSRLTPLISKFNVATISDVINRAMSMTERQLRAAVVDAMTTNETLWFRDSYPFEVLAKDIFPQYDGKFKTVKVWSAAASSGQEPYSIAMASAEHQQRKANACKVQILGTDISPSMLELCKNATYDSLALARGLSPQRKQQFFQASIESGCMTLKPNITQMVNFRQMNLLDSYSLLGKFDIIFCRNVLIYFSAQNKAKILKQFSKALNPDGYLFLGASESISGLSDDFVMQRCNPGIVYRLKN